The genomic segment AATAGAACTGAGATAGcaattaactaaaaaaaaacatcctgaagTGGAGCGACACATTTAAAAGCGAGGCAAGCGTAGGCGAGGTAAAAACAAAACGAGAAAAACAGGAAAGTACGACGAGCAAAAGTGACAATGCCCGCGCTGTACGTGCCCTGCGGAACTCCGGCTGCCCCGTGAATGACTCCGCATTTCTTGCCACGTATATATTTACTCCTGTTGACAGGCGCGAATGCCTGTGAGGTCGGGAAACTCAACTGTAAggcgcacacgcacaaaaaaacagATGGGACACTCGAATACTATGACTACCGTCAACAGGAGTCTTTTCAAGAATGCCGTAttcaaggaaaaaacaaaaaaaacgtcactGGTCAGTAACTTCAGATTTTCTTTTCGTCCAATCGCGAATGTCAACTAAAAGTGGGAAGGTGCAAATTCATGCAGATGTGCTGGCCGCGCTTTGTCACGTGATCTCATTGTTTCCTCTCTGGTGGTTCACGGGACTCAACCCGAGAGCGATATCGACGCGGGTTtcgtacggaagaggattagggccaatgaagaaagaaaaaataaggttgtcaagattctgactttattctcagaattctcactttaaagtcaacaCATTCACAACACATTCTGACTTGTGTTGAATGtgttgactttaaagtcagaattctgagaataaagtcagaatcttgccaaccttattttttctttcttcattggccctaatcctcttccgtagttTCGTGACAAGGAACCGAGGGACGCGAATTGCCGCCGCGACCTTGCgtttgaacaaaatgtacagtgcGGGATTCCCCttccgttgcttagcaacacGACCAATCAACTCGTACAATTTTTGTACTTCCGGTCCGAAAAACACGTCTGGTAAACGGAAGCGGATCTCGCTGTCTGCGAAGACTaaaattgtctctcactttcgAAAAAGGGGAGTCTCCCAAACGGAGCTCAGCCGAGACCACCGATTGGCAAAgtggacgattttttttttgacgacgTCACGGCAAACAAAATCACGGCAGAGTTTCGAGGCCAACGGCCTGAAAGATGATCGTGAAACGGCTTCGGGGCGCGGCGCATCCTGAACTGGAGAAGACACTTTGCATTTGCCGACggaatgttttcagagatgaagtggtgaattgtttgtttcatgtcataTAAAATCATTTTGTCTTCATACCGTACCCACGTATTTGTCATCGACATGGTAGCCGGCGGCCATTTTATCGGAAACGGTTACAACGAACTATTGTAATAACGTACGGATTTGTTttgtccctcgaggtacgttCAAGGTTCGACGGTATCCATTCGGTTGCGCTCACTGGTTTGCCAAGTATTTAATTTGCCGGCTTTGGCCTTTGTTTGAACCCGAATTTCGAAATCGAGATGATGCAAGCGATAGGGTGTGGTAGAGGGGAAAGAGAAACACAGCAGGTGGTGTCAAGGTGCGATACAGTATATGCGAGTGTCTCCACTTCCGTAGTGTGATATGTTGGGCTTACATCTCAGACtcttaataatattttttttaatgcagtaaaGTACATATTTTCCTTCTTATGTGCATTTTAGTTTCAGCAAACTTTTGAGTTGTCACGTTGACAGTTTTGCCCGTGGGAGTGGAGAGAAAAGAGGTTTAGCCAGATTCAGGGAACCAGGAGTCACCACCAAAGTATTTATCAaaaacctgaagaaaaaaaaaaggtccaaatTCAAAGAagcaaaaggaaacaaaaacgcTCACTGCTCGAGGAAGACATGAAGCGACGGCAACATGCGACGACCCGACGCACACCGACAGAAACGATATCAACAAATTGAGGCGACAACGAGGCACACCTTGACCAAGACGCGAGTGGCTGGATTCAGCTGACagcatgacacgaggaacaggTTGGGACCAAAACGTAAACCAGCAAACAAGACATCAACGAGGAACGCAGTAAAACAAGACCAAACATGAAATGAAACTCAACCAAAATCgaaaacaaagtcaacaaaaacaaaacaaaaaaagtgctcgtTTGTCAACGTTGAAAAACaagttttaaatacaatacgtTCCAACTGCATTTTCAAACACATGATCAGCTTTTCTTTGTCCGCCATGTTGATGTTCAAAATCGGATTTTGGAAcaaaacaacgtgacaaaattTCCCCGTGTGTGTCTTCCAGGCGTCAACGTGATGCTGCGAAAAATTGCGGTGAAGGCGGCGTCCAAGCCCCTAGTGGAGATCACGCAGGACGGCGAGACACTGTCTATTAAGACCTCCACCACTGTGCGGACCACCCACATCACGTTCACCGTGGGACAGGAGTTCAACGAGAGCACCGTGGACGGCCGTCCCTGCACGGTACGCTGGGGACGCGAGAACATTCCGACGGATCGCGTCACTGACGGACGCCAGCTGTCCGCGTTGCGTCAATCTGTTTGATTTGGCCTGATAGGCAATCTCCACCCGTCCCTCGGTCCCCGAAGGACTCTTTACGAAGCCTTTCAACTggccgccccctcccctccctcccccggcccccaccaccgCGGTTCTCGCTATAGGTGGCCTGTTTATTTGACTCGAAGGCAAACACGGAAGTCAGTGTTGGCGTCTCTGTGGTAACAATTGGACATTACAATTGTGCGATCGATTCTGAAAATTTGTTTAAGTGGCGAAAACGTAGACTCTTCTTTCACTTCGAGCTAGTTCCGCTCAGCAGTAGATCGTGTTTTTGGGCTGGACGCACGCGCGTCGCTCACATCGCCGATTGGCGAGCAGTCGGGGTCGAGGCGAGCTAGGTGCTACTTTCGCtgcaccagctagctagcaacgaGCTTCACCAGGCTACTAGCGCAGCTAATCACGTTGCGGTCTCGCTGCTAAGTCACTAAATCATCACCTCCATTTCGGCGAATAAGCTACGCTTCTGACAAGAATCGTCCTCACGAAGAGATGACAAGGAAAAACGTCGAAGgcatgctaattgctaaattAAGCTAAATTTGACCTGATAATTTGtacactgtcgtaaccgctgtcccgaaAAGGCACCAAGGCGAGTTTGGTGCTACTTTCGCtgcaccagctagctagcaacgaGCTTCACCAGGCTACTAGCGCAGCTAATCACGTTGCGGTCTCGCTCTTAAGTCAGTAAATCATCACCTCCGTTGCGGCGTATAAGCTACGCTTCTGACAAGAATCATCCTCACGAAGAGATGACAAGGAAAAACATCAAAGGCGTGCTAATTGCTAAATTAAGCTAAATTTGACCTGATAATTTGTACACTGTCATAACCGCTGTCCCGAAAAGGCACCAAGGCGAGATTGGTGCTACTTTTGCtgcaccagctagctagcaacgaGCTTCACCGGGCTACTAGCACAGCTAATCACGTTGCAGTCTCGCTCTTAAGTCACTAAATCATCACCTCCGTTGCGGCGTATAAGCTGAATCGTCCTCACAAAGTGATGACAAGGAAAAACGTCAAAGGCGTGCTAATTGCTAAATGAAGCTAAATTTGACCTGATAATTTGtacactgtcgtaaccgctctcCCGAACAGGCACCAAGGCGAGCTTGGTGCTACTTTCGCtgcaccagctagctagcaacgaACTTCACCAGGCTACTAGCGCAGCTAATCACGTTGCGGTCTCGCTCCTAAGTCACTAAATCATCACCTCCGTTGCGACGTATAAGCTACGCTTTTGACAAGAATCGTCCTCACGAAGAGATGACAAGGAAAAACGTCAAAGGCGTGCTAATTGCTAAATGAAGCTAAATTTGACCTGATAATTTGtacactgtcgtaaccgctgtcccgaaAAGGCACCAAGGCGAGTTTGGTGCTACTTTCGCtgcaccagctagctagcaacgaGCTTCACCAGGCTACTAGCGCAGCTAATCACATTGCGGTCTCGCTCCTAAGTCACTAAATCATCACCTCCGTTGCGGCGTATAAGCTACGCTTCTGACAAGAATCGTCCTCACGAAGTGATGACAAGGAAAAACGTCAGAGGCGTGCTAATTGCTAAATTAAGCTAAATTTGACCTGATAATTTGtacactgtcgtaaccgctgtcccgaaAAGGCACCAAGGCGAGCTTGGTGCTACTTTCGCtgcaccagctagctagcaacgaACTTCACCAGGCTACTAGCGCAGCTAATCACGTTGCGGTCTCGCTCCTAAGTCACTAAATCATCACCTCCGTTGCGGCGTATAAGCTACGCTTCTGACAAGAATCGTCCTCACGAAGTGATGACAGGGAAAAACGTCAGAGGCGTGCTAATTGCTAAATTAAGCTAAATTTGACCTGATAATTTGtacactgtcgtaaccgctgtcccgaaAAGGGTTAAAACACTCTAACTCACAACAAAAGTATTTGGTGGTTGAAATGAGGTCTACTGGGCTGTCATCCCACTGTCGGCTTCCTGTTCATTCAGGGCGTCAGTGACCTCATCAGTCCATCTCCTGTTTGTCTCTCCCAATGCTCAGAGTTCTCCACGCTGGGAGACGGACAGCAAGATCAGCTGCGAGCAGACCCTGCACAAAGGGGAGGGGCCGAAAACCTCCTGGACCCGAGAGATCACCACCGATGGCAAGCTGATCCTGGTAAAGCgacacagaaaggaaaaacacttttcttggccattttgtttgcAGACGTTGACGGAAATTTCAACGCGGTTTTGTTGCGTTTCTGACAAAATTCACTTGCGTCTCTTTTCAGACCATGGGAGCGGACGATGTGGTGTGCACCAGAGTTTACGAGCGCCAGTGAACAAGAGCACTTTTCACTTTTGGTCCTTTCACGTCTCATGCGTCACCACACTAAACGAAGGCCACCGGCGGGAGACGgcatcttgtattttttttatttttttttaatgattccaAAACAGTGGTGCTTTCAGATAATTCGTTCGAGAACTCCTGCAATCATCATTGCCAGTTGAAATGGCCAAAAAATTGTGGTGCCTTTTTGTGTATTCGTTTTTCTAGCACTCTGTATTTTACTTGAGACAGTTTTTAAACCGTTTTCGCATCATGATTTTATACTGCAATCCAATTCGGGGTGCTTCTCCCTCTGGTGTGCCCTCCTTGGCCACCGGGAGGCAGTACTGCACAATCCAGCCAGTCtgacaaacaaagaagaagaaaaaaaaagacttcttctGCTGTACTTGTACTCAGTAAGTTGTTGTAATATGTTAGATGGTTAGATGGAACAGTTTTGTGTCCTTGAGGCGCAAGCAAATAAACTTCATGAACTGCAAAACAGTGGTAAGAAGAATCTGTGGCAGCCAGACCTGTTGTTCTCTCTCTCGGGCAAGCTTCACACACCTCACGAGAATTACCGAGTCATTTGGGGCTTTTGATTCATCCAACCTGTATCGATACAAAAGACTGTCGTGAAAGCGATATATCGCGATCTAATACGGTTTGTCCACCGAGTCTCTCTCTCGCAAGCTACTCAAACGATGAATGCGGCAAACGAATGCAAGTCCTTTTTCATaggggataaagaatatatgcctgtgatgtTGGTATGTCATGATGGGTTGTTCCCCTGTTTGCGTTCAAACATCAGTTGCGTAAAGGGTTGAAAAATCGTCACGACCGATGCTAACGTTAGCGCGTCAAAGGCTTCAGCTAGCGGGCTGTTCTTCAGGTTCTTAATGTAATTGTCTTGTTTAAAATCCACAGCcctctttgtttgatgtaaaCGTTGACAGTTCACTTCTTAAAAGTCGGGTCTTTTGTATCTCAGTGCAACACTGTGTAGTTCGAATAGTAAATGCATCCTCGCTCGTGTCTTAGCCTTGCACTCTTTGACCGTTTTGCTGGGCTCTCATGAAAGCGTTACCGATTTGAAATATGTAAAATGGTTGTGCGACCGCGTGTCTGTTTCCAATTGTATTCACCGACTTATCTTCTTTACGGTTTGCTTCTTTGGCCCTCGATCACATTTTCTATTCCATTTGCTATTGATTACCACACGACGGCCCTGCCAAGGTTCTTACTTTGCGTTCAACTGATATGACTTTTGATGCTACGTAGCAACATTTTCTCTGAGAAAACAATAAAGCAGCAACTTTGATTTAAGACTGAAGTGGTTGCGGAATTTGTTCTCGTTTGACTGAGGACTCCATCATATTCGGGGGCTTACGGTCAGCCGCCCGCAACGAGAATAACTCGCCTTGTACCCTCCTCTTACACTCTGTCAATCATCTCTTTGCCACATTGCCTCAAACTTTCTCCCTCGGTGCGTTTCGAGGAGGCAAATATTTCCGTAGCTACCCTCACCCCACACTTCATACAAACCTGTTCATCCGGCAGATCTCTGGGCCCTTCAATAGTGCCAGGAAACCGCAAGACATTTAACATTTGGCTCAGTTCATTTTCAACT from the Hippocampus zosterae strain Florida chromosome 5, ASM2543408v3, whole genome shotgun sequence genome contains:
- the crabp2a gene encoding cellular retinoic acid-binding protein 2a codes for the protein MERKIPDFSGTWEMKSSENFEELLKVLGVNVMLRKIAVKAASKPLVEITQDGETLSIKTSTTVRTTHITFTVGQEFNESTVDGRPCTSSPRWETDSKISCEQTLHKGEGPKTSWTREITTDGKLILTMGADDVVCTRVYERQ